A region of the Antedon mediterranea chromosome 4, ecAntMedi1.1, whole genome shotgun sequence genome:
CTAAAAGGGCCCTGTCCGGTTTCCAGCCCTAAATCTGTGCCACTGTACATTGGGATACCATAATATTAATCATATATACATtaagatgtacagtattgtccccctgaaaaaataattcttaaaacaatgtttgttgaaaattctatttttaatgtaacataatagttatccactttgaccaaaaattggatcgaaaaaatatgtatttacctgaaaaaatgtaatttaaagcaaaaaatgttcaaattggctgccagccaatggatttttggttgaattttaacatttatttcgtcattttataagttaaaacaagattttttttcgtttttttttctattgaagtgattaactttatgaaaactacaaaataacatattcaaagtctgatttaattaatcttcatttttcatgtttttgagggacaatacatctttaagaattgcataaattgttttaaaaatactttacaTTCGTGGAGTCAGCTGACCATGTGTATCTGAAACTGCAATGcataaagggtctttcacacctgtcccggcacggttccggtccggcgccggaaaatccaatcgaacgtcaatgtttcgttttcacgcggctacgcgcatatcgattggcgcatagccgcgtgaaaacgaaacattgatgttcgattcgccggaccggaaccgggccggaacaggtgtgaaagacccttaacgCCTGTTCATACATAGTGTGGGCCGCCAGTCTATGTACTATTCAGAAAAGGGTAggtcttatatactgtattaatatatacaataatatgctaaacaaaatatttatccaaaaaaaattcaattaaacaattacgataaaatgtgttttttaaaattaaatttaaacgagTTAATATTGGTACATTCTTTCAAAACAGAaggtaatacattatataaaatacaagcagaataaataaaagagCGCCGGAAACATTCCAATTTAACTTTGGGTACCAGCAAGTCTCCCCTGGAAGCAGCCCTAGTCCTCATAGAGCGTATCGGAACAGTGGAAAATCGTTGGGTGATGTATCGAGGggcaatattgtaaaatattttactttgaCTATATACACAAATATGAATAATCCAgttataattacagtaattagcCCTGACTGCCTTCATGACAATCTGCCACTGATACACAGTAGGCCGGCTGgtcatgttttaaaaaaactctGCTTGtgtatacatactgtatacaatcTTCTGCCCCAGTAGGACCTACATTGAGCACCTTTTCATGAAATTACCTCAGagtacaatatttacaatttataattacAGGCATAGAGAAATGCTGATAcactgaaaaataatattataaaatgaagATGAGGACATTTGCTACAAAGATAAAAAGCTGCCTCAATACAGATTCAAACCCATTGATATGCAGGCATTATTACCATGGTATCAAATCTGATTGGATAATGACACCGaaagtaaaacaaacattaataaGATTCAAAAACTTCAAAATCGCGCTATGCGTGTTGTTCTTCAAGCTCCGCCTCGCACCAGCACTCACATTCTTCTAACATCTCTCCACATCATGAATGTGTCACAGAGGGTGCAGTACCAGGTAGGCTGCCTAGCTTTTAAAGCCATGAACAATATTGCCCCTCGATACATCACCCAACGATTTTCCACTGTTCCGATACGCTCTATGAGGACTAGGGCTGCTTCCAGGGGAGACTTGCTGGTACCCAAAGTTAAATTGGAATGTTTCCGGCGctcttttatttattctgcttgtattttatataatgtattacctTCTGTTTTGAAAGAATGTACCAATATTAActcgtttaaatttaattttaaaaaacacattttatcgtaattgtttaattgaattttttttggataattatttttttatataatagttttaaatttaaatgtatatagtaGATTCGTATTAGTTAagtatagttttatatattttgtcatttttaagagGGCTCCTGAATATCAGCTGGCCTGCGGGTTCAGctggaagggttaccctctataaataaagttgaaataaataaataaaaaatgacttttTGGCACCtgaatttcaatattttaattacacaTTTGGTCTTTGTTGTTTGTCAACTATATTGTAatgaacattaaaataatttatagctctattaataaatgtatcaaTACAGTGAAACTTGAAATGTATGCTTCATATCAGGGTCAACTTCCTATAGCATTTACAAGTATTTGTGCCATAATTTATGTgcatttcaaaattaaaaactttgaATCTTTAagtttaaatctatttttagcCAATTTGAAAATTATGAAAGACAGTAAagtttattataattgtaaCTAATGGCAAGAATTTAGCCCAGCTGACTTGTGGCACTCACTGTTTGGTGCGATAGAAAGACTAAATAGGTTAACAAATCTACGAGCTAGATAAATGTGTATCTGCCGTCTGACAACTAGTCCCGCTTCCAGATACGTAGTTCCCAGAAGAAAGTGTGCTTCTGTTGATTAAATAACTCTCGGAGTCACACTCTGAGTAAGGAACAGAACTGTCTGCAAATGGGTCAACTGAGGTCAATGGTTCTTCAGAAATCATAGCATCATTTTGTACTTCAGTCAGTAAATTTCCATTACAGAGTTGAAGGTAACGAACATCTGCACTGCCTTCTTAATTCGgcgtacagtattataaaaattatgagTACTATTGACACTATTATAATAACTGCTATATACTCCTTGCCTGAAAATAAAACAACcagaaaatgtatataaatatatatataaacatacattttaataattatcaatcaatacattttctctgtattttttttgttggtGGGGGGAGTGATTTTTCTACTGTATTGAAGAACTTTCTTATAAGTAGTGGGGGGTGTTTCACTGTACCCACCTACTTTTTTAACATTTCTGGAGGTCCCACAACATGAGATTGAACTATCTaactattaaacaaaaaaattaggCTTTTTTAGAAGAAAAGcaaaatgttctattttatCATAATAAGATAAATCCTTCTggaaataacacattttaaatttatgtacACATAACCAACAGTTTGAGGCtcagtttattttttatgtacaaGTGTCTTTTAATTAATACCAGATACCTGCTTACTAAATTTGTACTATTTGTTTTTGAAGtgtgaataattaaataaaaaaaataatcttcTAGATTCATACAGACCCAAATGAATACTGTTCTGAAATTCTAAAAACAGTCTTACCTATGCCACTTGCAGTTAATTGACCAGCAACAAAACTGGAGCTAATCGTGGTATAACCAACTGAATTGTGTGCTGTGATGTTTACAATGTAGTCATTATATAGTGCCAAACCTACAGTATGAATCAAATTGTTTTATGGTATACATAATCAATTAGTTTGTTTCACATAAATCATCTCCGAAAAAAAAACCCCACCAAaataagatctgtctacactatcaaactagtttgacaaaaaacaaggggtgatgttcccaaataaggtagtgatatgcttaatgCTTAAATTTCTGCTCAACCGACCTGTTCACTCCACATTCGGTGTAAATGTAAGTACATTTcgtatttttttctaattttatacGGTCATCATAATTGTATAATTGTAATGGAGGGGCGGATCTAGGATTTTGATAAAGAGGGGGCCGATATGGGAAACTAATCATCTAGGGGCGTCCGAGACATGCTCCCcctgaaatgttttttttctagaCGCCCGGAGACAGCATCTGAGGCGTTTTGGCCAGTCGATTTTTGTCATATAATTATCTGAATATAGTGTGTTTTATAGaccatatttaatatacagaactgtttattattattttttttcgtcAATagcctaaagcctgttttcctgtcgacgaaACGTTACGACTAGttgcattataattttaaaataaaatttgaaaataaataacgatAACGATGATCGAACCGGACTGCGaatattttcacatttttacgCAATCGTTAATGGTGGTTACTGAGACACATGGACGTGAAGTTTTGCAAAGCCAAGGCCGGTCATGCGCAGCCGTGCCCGCtgaaaaattgaaaaagttactTAATCTAGGctttacactaaagacaaacattaaattaaattgtttttatattataacttaGTTTTACTTAAGTAATTGTGTATTGTAACTGTTAAGCTTATTTTAACTTGAAATGGAAGGCAATGTCATTCAATTTACTTCTCAACAATTTTCCATTActttacactaaagacaaacattaaattaaattgtttttatattataacttaGTTTTACTTAAGTAATTGTGTATTGTAACTGTTAAGCTTATTTTAACTTGAAATGGAAGGCAATGTCATTCAATTTACTTCTCAACAATTTTCCATTACTCAACACAATAGTGCCATTTTTCAAGTAGCTTTAGGAGTAAAAGGTATCGGTTCATACAGTATTTACCTGTAAATTCAACTTGAAGTGATGTGTTGTATTTTGTAGTAGCTATATCCACTTCTCTATCATCAGAAAAAactgttattttgtatttaagaagatgaccattttgtttttctggAGGTAGTTCCTAAGAAACAAAttagttttctttttaattatactgtaacaACAGGaatgattcttttttttttaaagaaaatgaagatttaTTTCTAAAGACATTTGCATTTGTCAAAATCTTAATGAAATGTTAAATTATGTCACCATTGcatgttataaatatttaaaaccatGCTATAAAAGTGTGGTATGAGGAGTATTGGAGGATCCCAATAATTTGTTCTGGTTAGGTAGCTTTTAGTGGGTTTCATCATGGAGAATTCTCCATGGTTTTATGAATCAGTTTCCTAaagcttaaaaaaaaaaaccaatctTATTATACTGATTGATCGATCGATGTTTGgtgtattatttcatttatctgCTATTGTTAATAGCCTTTAGATAACCATCATAAGTTTGGATACTACAAACATgatgaaataattatgtatttttgtaacTTATACAGGATTTGTTGCAATTCAAAAgaattttattacaataatttttcattttggTCATTCATTATCTGCCAAGTAAAAACTATAGATagcattattcatttttttataaaaaaaagaatcatATCAGCAGTTTTGAGGTAAAAAGTAAATACATAAATTCACTTTCATATACTCATGTTTGGTGTGCGCAGAAGTGTACTCTATGGTCCTCGATGTCTGCGAATATACCCGTTTATTACTCTCAATTCCTAACCCGCTCTACTTTTTTCACTTTTTCCGTCTGATAATatctttacaaatatatattttgtggTGTTTATTTTCATACCTCCCAATTGCACGTAAGTACATCATATCCATCTTTCCTTTTGCAGTTACCATCCACTGTACCTTCCGGTGGTTCTGTTGAAAAATGTTTAGTTCAAACTAAATTAAAGGAACTTAAAATTGTTGATGATTTCATGGAAATAGTAAAAACCTTAATCAACTAGGGACCAGTTGCTTTTTGTACTTTTCTGTGGTTTTATCCTTGATTATCCACTTGATCAACAGAAtgaataagtaaataaaaaagaaacttAATATATCTTGACTTAGCTTTTTgtcaaaacatgaaaaagtaTTGCATCCCTGGttttaatatacaaacaaatactAGAGGCCTACGGCAAAAATAAACTGTAGCTCAATTGAAGATAGAAGCAATGGTTTGCGATTATATGGTCAAACtttaatataatgcaaaaatGTATTCAACTTTACTTGTTTCTTCTTTCATGACAACAACAATGTCCGACCATTTATTAATGTTGCCTTCTCTTGAATATCTGACGGCAACTTGTACCTCATACTCCTTGTAGCCTGTAGGTATGTCAAGAATTTTCTCAGACAAATCGTCATGTGATCTATCACAAGGGATctgaaaaacaatacaaaaatatcaaagtttaGTGTGAGCAGAAAAAGGAAACAATAGTGTCTATGAAAGTGGGAACTATCGcccaacaaataatttatttaaattttaattaatttaaatttatttaatacacttCGCTTCCAGTCCATCGCCTCTCGTACAAATAGATTTCGTAATAGTTTTTACCCATCTGCCATTAGAATACTGAATCTTACAGAATGATGTGTCATGGCATTTTGTTCTGTATTATATTGTGCTGTAGTTTCAGAGATACACACTTTTAGGCGAATGAtgtaattgaattgaattaaatgtacataacgtacatttttttaggttattggatttttaaaaacataccTCGTTCTTCTCTGGAGGTTTCATGTTTGGATACACCTCCTTATAACTAACAACGTAAACATgctctattttatattttgttggaTCCCAATTTACTTTAAGTAACGTGTCATTTTCAATCCGTCCCACAACATTCTTTGGAGGATACATCATGactattaaaagaaaaacaagaaattaGTGGCAGTGGTTTCAAcataatatattacaataaGAAAATggcaattcattcatttatctaGTATGATTTTTCTGctatattgattttatataattgCCCATTCACTGCACAGTGTTATTTCCAATTTTGTGCAGAAATAGtgattttgaaattaattgttttacttaCTAAAACAGtttttcaaaattgtgtttatattgtactgtaggtGGGGGTTGGTCTAGGgggaaacaaacaaaattatgaaagaCTTTTTTTTCCCCATGAAATTCTTATAAAACTAGAAGGCCACTATACAATTAGTATAATTCCCCTACATGATTTCCCcgacattttttaaaaagttttatgtCTAGTGCTCAGTGTGATTAGATTAAAGTGTACTACAACTTTTGAAtgtgagtttggtgtaatggttatataTCCAGCCTTACACTGTTGCGTT
Encoded here:
- the LOC140047746 gene encoding interleukin-6 receptor subunit beta-like; protein product: MAAVTLPSKPKTFELIEGDVLELRCNLDMTAYTITWYFIETILESNESILGINMSSFDQSGKYSCRVSNDRQEVFITFGRRPVAIKNLTCFETNITHFRCTWLPGDLDTNLPNEYLIYYGRASVPLLNYKKTHNEYIDLAYDHGRMKVQLHVSNALGDHDIAYFAFYSIMMYPPKNVVGRIENDTLLKVNWDPTKYKIEHVYVVSYKEVYPNMKPPEKNEIPCDRSHDDLSEKILDIPTGYKEYEVQVAVRYSREGNINKWSDIVVVMKEETKPPEGTVDGNCKRKDGYDVLTCNWEELPPEKQNGHLLKYKITVFSDDREVDIATTKYNTSLQVEFTGLALYNDYIVNITAHNSVGYTTISSSFVAGQLTASGIGKEYIAVIIIVSIVLIIFIILYAELRRQCRCSLPSTL